In the genome of Poecilia reticulata strain Guanapo linkage group LG16, Guppy_female_1.0+MT, whole genome shotgun sequence, one region contains:
- the LOC103477453 gene encoding purine nucleoside phosphorylase-like isoform X1 codes for MLSKGSSCCCSFDDYKLTTEWLQNQTRHRPKVAVICGSGLGLLAEAATDKQTFRYQDIPNFPVSTGSAPFLPEAPPLSSDFSSCWRHLANLTGSC; via the exons ATGCTCAGCAAAGGAAGCTCCTG ctgctgctcctttgaTGACTACAAGCTGACCACCGAATGGCTCCAGAACCAGACCCGGCACCGACCCAAAGTGGCTGTGATCTGCGGGTCCGGACTCGGCCTGTTGGCTGAAGCCGCCACTGACAAGCAGACCTTCAGGTACCAGGACATCCCCAACTTCCCCGTTAGCACAG GCTCCGCCCCTTTCCTCCCTGAGGCTCCGCCCCTTTCCTCCGACTTTTCATCCTGTTGGCGGCATCTGGCTAATCTCACTGGGAGCTGCTAA
- the LOC103477453 gene encoding purine nucleoside phosphorylase-like isoform X2 gives MLSKGSSCCCSFDDYKLTTEWLQNQTRHRPKVAVICGSGLGLLAEAATDKQTFRYQDIPNFPVSTGSAPFLRLFILLAASG, from the exons ATGCTCAGCAAAGGAAGCTCCTG ctgctgctcctttgaTGACTACAAGCTGACCACCGAATGGCTCCAGAACCAGACCCGGCACCGACCCAAAGTGGCTGTGATCTGCGGGTCCGGACTCGGCCTGTTGGCTGAAGCCGCCACTGACAAGCAGACCTTCAGGTACCAGGACATCCCCAACTTCCCCGTTAGCACAG GCTCCGCCCCTTTCCTCCGACTTTTCATCCTGTTGGCGGCATCTGGCTAA